One Undibacter mobilis genomic region harbors:
- the coaE gene encoding dephospho-CoA kinase (Dephospho-CoA kinase (CoaE) performs the final step in coenzyme A biosynthesis.): protein MFVLGLTGSIGMGKTATAKMFADEGIPVQDADAAVHALYEGKATALIEAAFPGTTADGKVDRAKLGAMVIGKPDAMAKLEKIVHPLVARERDDFLTGAEKAGADIVVLDIPLLYETGSDLNCDAVVVVSAPAELQRERVLARPGMTEERFAAILAKQMPDEQKRARADFIVDTSRGFDAARDQVREILRQVRKMANQQ, encoded by the coding sequence ATGTTTGTGCTTGGCCTGACCGGCTCGATCGGCATGGGAAAAACGGCGACGGCGAAGATGTTCGCCGACGAAGGCATACCAGTGCAGGACGCCGACGCCGCGGTCCATGCGCTCTACGAAGGCAAGGCGACGGCGCTGATCGAAGCGGCCTTTCCCGGGACGACAGCGGACGGAAAGGTCGACCGCGCCAAACTCGGCGCGATGGTCATCGGCAAGCCGGATGCGATGGCGAAGCTGGAAAAGATCGTGCATCCGCTGGTCGCGCGGGAACGCGACGATTTCCTGACCGGCGCCGAAAAGGCCGGCGCCGACATTGTGGTTCTCGATATACCGTTGCTCTACGAGACCGGCAGCGATCTGAACTGCGACGCCGTGGTGGTGGTCTCAGCGCCCGCCGAACTGCAGCGCGAGCGCGTCCTGGCGCGCCCCGGCATGACCGAAGAGCGTTTTGCCGCCATTCTGGCCAAGCAGATGCCGGATGAGCAAAAGCGGGCCCGGGCCGATTTCATCGTGGATACGTCGCGCGGTTTCGACGCGGCGCGCGATCAAGTGCGTGAGATTTTGCGCCAGGTGCGTAAGATGGCGAATCAGCAGTAA
- the dnaQ gene encoding DNA polymerase III subunit epsilon has protein sequence MREIVLDTETTGLDPNQGHRLVELGCVELLNRIPTGQTFHVYVNPERDMPLEAFNVHGLSAEFLSGHRRFAEIVDDFLAFIGDDAPLVIHNAEFDHKFLCAELKLVKRTLIARERLVDTLALARRKHSAGPYNLDALCGRYGIDNSRRTKHGALLDAEILAEVYLELLGGRQASLGLAESVAPSVFAVGGATTVRARPAPLKPRLTDAELAAHREFVGTLGEEAVWRKYL, from the coding sequence ATGCGCGAAATCGTCCTCGACACCGAAACCACCGGCCTCGATCCCAATCAGGGGCATCGTCTGGTCGAGCTCGGCTGTGTCGAATTGCTCAATCGCATTCCGACCGGGCAGACGTTCCACGTCTATGTCAATCCGGAACGCGACATGCCGCTGGAGGCCTTCAATGTCCACGGCCTGTCGGCGGAGTTCCTGAGCGGGCACCGCAGGTTTGCGGAGATCGTCGACGACTTTCTCGCCTTCATCGGCGACGACGCGCCGCTGGTGATCCACAATGCCGAATTCGATCACAAATTCCTGTGCGCCGAGCTCAAGCTCGTCAAACGTACGCTGATCGCGCGCGAGCGGCTCGTCGATACGCTGGCGCTGGCGCGGCGCAAGCATTCTGCCGGACCTTACAACCTCGATGCGCTGTGCGGCCGCTATGGCATCGATAATTCACGCCGCACCAAGCACGGCGCGCTGCTCGATGCCGAGATCCTGGCCGAGGTCTATCTGGAGTTGCTCGGCGGTCGTCAGGCTTCGCTCGGCCTTGCCGAAAGCGTTGCGCCGAGTGTTTTCGCGGTCGGTGGCGCGACAACGGTACGCGCCCGCCCGGCGCCGCTCAAGCCGCGGCTGACCGACGCAGAGCTCGCTGCGCATCGCGAGTTCGTCGGCACGCTCGGCGAAGA